ggaggggttcATTTGATGTGTATTTTGGATTTCACTTCAATTAAAGAGTCCCTAAATGTCGACATAATTAGAAATGGCATGTAtagtatgttataaaatattcaaACATGTTGAGGTGACTCTTGCTTTGGTGGGAAACGGCATGATTTATAGTAATATGTTTCAGAACAGGTGTAAATGTAGCTGGTATGCAGTGTGCAGGACACTTCTTGGGTTTCATGACCAGAAGAGATCATCTCTGAGCCCTTGGaacatgttttttgttgttgttttttttggtttGCACTCCTGTGACTTCTGGGTGGTCCATCTATCAACAAAACAGAATTCAGTATCCACTGGACTGTGATTTCTGAGAAGAAACCATTACAACAGAGATTACAGTGATAAGTACAAGTCAGCAGGTATCTGTATTTTTGTATCCCTTCTGAAATGCTCTTATtaatgttcttgattctaagatccctgttcttggctgcaggagttaaacccagtgtgttcttctgctattgcatgctgagatgcttttctgctcgccatggttgtaaagagtgattatatgagttactatatccttcctggcaaaaaagctcgaaccactcttcccattttcctctgacggctcttatcaacaaggcatttgtttccacccacagaactgtcgctcactcaactcaatgttttttgtttttcgcaccattctgtgtcaactctagagactgttgtgtgtgaaaaccccagaagatcagcagtttctgaaatactcaaacctcatactcatctggctcaaaccaacacccataccacagtgaaagaaagaaagtcacactcagatcacaatttttcccattctgatgtttgaacgttcatgaacattaactgaagctcttgatttgtatctgtgtgatttgatgtattgtgctgctatcaagggatcggctgattagagaactgcgtcaaacagcaggtgggtggatgggtgttcctaataaagtggccagtgagtgtcgcTCTTGCATGCTCTAAAACAGGGGACAACAAAAAAACCTGTGATAATATCACAttgtttaaagtgccattccaccattggatgtattctttggcataaaatacagtatattttgacaacatatataaatggtatcactagatagagaaatcttttagcttcaaaatgatatatcaaacataattttttgacaacgacaagtatattaattttgcgaccaaagtcacctacccttttaatttccgcacgtgatgtcatcggcaggttccccttcttgtgtaccacgtgatgtggcacatattatcagcaatggcggatagaacgcgataaaaataataccaataaatctagctaataccaataaatctagctaactgaaagattaactcaaaatttttcgcaatttttttggaccccatatacgaggagaaatgactctctcactttgggggtttcctggtctaaaaatagaccgacacgtggtacacaagaaggggaacctgccgatgacatcacgtttcactaccgcgcagaaattaaaagggtaggtgactttggtcgcaaaattaatatacttgtcgttgtcaaaaaattatgtttgatatatcattttgaagctaaaagatttctctgtctagtcatgttgtcataaaagatattgtattttatgccaaagaatacatccaatggtggaatggcactttaagtcagaacaaatccatccatcctgGTCACTACAGGGGGaacctggaaccaatcccagctgatttcagGCGGGAGGcggggttacacacacacacacacacacacgctgaataAATGAAGTTTGTAAATAAATGGACACTTTTTGCATGCATCATACACCATGTAATGTAAAATAGTGGGACAGAACTGACACAAACAACCCTCCAGTCTCCAGCCATCAAAAATAAACCATTTCCTATGAAACCGAGTGAAAGAAGGACAGACAGCGTTGTCCGGTTTCccagatattttttttatttagaaaCATTAGACACTCTGGATATGGAAAACAGAGATTAGTGTGATAATTCATCTTCAATAACAGTGCAAGTATTTCTGGTACGTATGAAACTGAGCAGCCTGCAGTCAGATAACTTTCACCCTGCTATATCAGAATATATCGATCCATCAAGCAGAAGaagtagttttttttgttttttttaaagtaatattCTCCCTATTAGCCCGGGTACATGCAAATAAATATCAAGTGCATTAAGAAAGCCCAACTCTGCCAGCGTAAGGAAAAACAGAACTTGTGCTTAATCATAAAAACCAACAGCTCCTCATCAAGTAAAGTGACGAAACATAAAACTGACAGATTTCTTATGCCATTATTGACTCTTTCCGGAAACCAGGACACCAAACTCTTGGATGGTGATTTCTTTGTTCTGGTACTGCTGTAGCTGGCGTCTCGTGATGTTCCCGGACCTCAGGGCGTCCTCGATGGAGAACTTTTTGCCCGATTTTCTGTCGTGAAGAACAGACGACTCTCCGTTTGGACCCTTGACGGTGATCTCCTCCCAGTCGCATTCCTGACTCTGGAGGTTGACAAACATCTTCCAGTCAATCAGCCCCAGTTTGTACGCCTCCTCAGGCCTCATCTCTTTGCCGCTGTCTGGGTCGATGATGACAATAGAGCGACGGAGGTGGctttccctctgctctctcttcaccCTCACGGCAGACAGATTCTTCTGTAGCCTTTCAATTTCTAAATCTTTCTGGGTTGTGACGTGCTTCAGGTCCAGAAGTTCTTTCTGCAACGCCTCTAGCCGCATTTCCAGGTTCCTGCTGTTGTCCATTGGGGTGGACGCCGTGATTTGCCTGGTTTCCTTTGTGGTGATCTGGATTTCGGCCTGGAGTTTTCTGATCTCGTTCTGCAGGCGTTGGTTCTCCTGGAGAAGCCTGTTGCTCTCATCGCGGATGTAGTCGAGCTCTTTGGACGACTTTGTGTTTGTGAATTCCATTTCTGTCAGCCTGGTGGTGATGGCGCTGAACTCTCTGTCCAGCTCTCGTCGGCATTTCGTTTCTTCTTCAAGGTTCCTCCTCAGCCTCTCAATCTCAAGTTCGGCTTCTGGATCTTTCTCGACTtggaccttctccgtacaaacgactTTCTCCCGGACCTCCATTCTCTCCAGCGATTGTTGTTGCTGCAACAGAGCATTGTACTCTTTCTCCAGAAGCAGACGCTTGTGTCTCTCTTCCTCAACCTGAAGGCGCAAGATAGAATGCTCTTTCTCCTGCTGTGGGTCTTGCTGCAGTACAACCTTTTGTCTGACTGTAACCTTCTCTCGGTTTTCTTTGTCCCTGAGCTCGAGCTCGCTAAGCTGGATTCTCAATCTCTGAATTTCAATCTCGGCATCCCGCCGGGATCTGCGCTCACGTTCAAGCTCCCCCAGCTGGAGATCCAGATCGGCGCTCTGACGTTGCAGCCTGACCAAGTCATCTTTCAGGATGTCCCTCTGTTTCAGCTCATTACTGATGTTGTGATTTAAGGTCATGCATTCAGACTTCAGCATTGGATCTTCTTCCATCTTCACCACTTCTTGCTGCACAATCTTCTCTCTGACCTGTGACAAGTCAATCTTCTTGACCCTGATCCTCTCTTCAGTGGTAGATCGCTCTCTCTCCAGATCCAAGCGCTTCCTCTGTTCCTCAGCCAGCCTCTTCTTGAGGATCTCGATTTCTTCTTTGGTTTTAGGGTCCTCTCTGTACTGAAGGACCTCATTAACCACCTCCTTGGTCTGCACTTGGGGTTTGGTGTCTTTCCACCTCTGAATCTCATCCTTCAGTTGGACTATCTCTAATTCAAATTTCTCCGTCATGTGCGTCTTGTCCACAATTTCATTCCGGAGTTTCTCCAGCTCTCTTTCGGTTTCTGGATCGATCTTGTACTTGATAACCTCCTTGATGATTTCTTTGATTTCAACTTGTGGGCCTCTGTTTCGCAGCACCAACAGCTCATCATGAGTGGACTTCAGGTGGAGCTCGGAGTCTCTGGATCTTCTCTGCACTTCTACAAGTTCAAGTCTGAGACTGGCAACCTCGGCCTCTGCCTTGGGATCGGGTCTGACGATCTCACGCACTTTTTCCTGAATGATGACCTTGGACTTTTCCTCCTCGAGGCTTGTGATCTTTCGCGAAATATCGGTTCTCTCTCTCTGAAGAGACATGCGCTTTGACTTTTCTTCCTCCAATTGTCGTCTCAGGCTCTCAACCTCCCTCTCCAAAGCAATATCTTTTTCGACCTTGAGAACCTCTCTGATTGAGATCTTCTCCTCAGCCATGGCCTTTTCCTTTTCCAGACGCCGGAGTTTTTCTTGCAGGAATCGGAGCTCATCTTCTAGCTGTTTTCGGTTGTCGGTTTCTTTCTGCTTTCTATCAATGAGCAGTCTGTACTCGCTCTCGAGCTGAGGATCGTTTTGCACCTTTATGACTTCTTCCTCCTTAATGACTTCCTGCTCCTTGTTCTTCTCAGCAGCCAGTACGGTGATCTGCTTCTGGATCTGAATGACATCGTTGTCCTTGACTAGCTTTTCTCTCCTGATCTTCTCCAGCTCTTCTCTTAGCCTTCGTACTTCCTCCTCCTGTCCCCGGTCCCTTTCGATGCGTAGTACCTCTTTGACCGTGTACTGCTGAGCGCCTTCCTTGATTTCTGTCTCAAGGCCACGTAGCCTGATGCGGAGTGTATCCAGTTCGCCTTCGAGGATGCGAGTGGTCCTGCGTTCGTCCGAGAGCCTCTGCTGGGCTTTGCTCATTTCTTCGTCCAGCTGAGGATCAGGGACCTTCTTGATCAGCTCTTTCTTGACAATGGTGTCCTGTGGTTTTTGTCCTTCCAGCACGTAGATGTCGGATTGAATCGTTTTGATTTCCTTTTCAAGCTGCTGCCTTCTCAGAATCTCATCCTCCAGCTGATTCTTAACTCTCCAGGATTCATCTCCTGGAGAAGATTTCACGGACTGAACGTTGTGCTGGACGACTTGCACCTCTGCTTGCTGTCAAACAataaattcacaaaaaaaaaaaaaaaaaaaaaaaaaaaaaaaaacagttaacaAGACTAAGatataaaaaaaggaaaaaaaaataagattGGTGTACATTTTACCTGATTGAGAAGACTTTGTGCAAACTCAAGGTTCTGTAATCGTTGTTTGTGCACAGCATTGACCTCTGTGAATTTGGCCTCGATGGCTGCTTCCTGTTCAATacattggtttaaaaaaaaaaagacaaaataaagGTTCAAAATGGCAGTTAAAGAAGGATTAAACAGTTTCCACCAAATTCCACCAGGTTCGCTTGTTGTTTTCAGTCACAAAAaactttaaagtgctagtcttacgaaaatgacatcataaaatcccggGTTCTCTGTGTGCGATACGCTcgaataggttgtaaagttcaccgataaataaaaaattggtttgaaaactttttttgcatctgaattctgttctgggcggcacggtggtgtagtggttagcgctgtcgcctcacagcaagaaggtccgggtttgagccccgtggccggcgagggcctttctgtgtggagtttgcatgttctccccgtgtccgcgtgggtttcctccgggtgctccggtttcccccacagtccaaagacatgcaggttaggttaactggtgactctaaattgagcgtaggtgtgaatgtgagtgtgaatggttgtctgtgtctatgtgtcagccctgcgatgacctggtgacttgtc
This genomic interval from Neoarius graeffei isolate fNeoGra1 chromosome 20, fNeoGra1.pri, whole genome shotgun sequence contains the following:
- the ppl gene encoding periplakin, whose amino-acid sequence is MFKKKTTTKSGTTLTTPSKKVELTTLIEKLQRNADKVEKNILETEQNLNKDVLKINEGKPPLYQDSTNKAIENSFFLLTGLDEDAAEAKRLKHPQAEMIEHDMKQLRERVKKLRNDHNHIYHLTRSEGVPSVNWGKVMDEKMANLNNKGFGQDLPTVENEVEEHNIFHSEVEALAPYITQGDKDYADGLQLKYNKLLASSTDRKKNLLSLRDYMQRCTNELYWLDQQADERIMYDWSDANLDYPARKRQYENFISKCLESKEGTITKLSDDGEKLIAQGHPGKNVIEAHMDAVHADWKEYLNLLICEENHLKHMDEYHKFQKEARDTQDLLKRLDTEINQKYNPDFKDQYQLDGLLLDLNDQAKAMDHFDERVNALQKRSLQVLPLKYRRNPSQKLLPIEALCDFDTDEGQIQRGGQYTLLRNNGHKWDIKDSAGRTLTAPGVCFIIPPTDADSVSIADNLMSQQKANKQKLTGSKTALQSRLANLKKDNTSGQDKQELQCRQLMAGLDKVVNDLDKQEKAIYSQVRPPLEQNRPVQDSADRLQNMRDIASIVRTIEPEKTSKVHEAETFLKSNPKCASTPQLSAKVDTTLNKYNKVQQLLKCTDDKLQNSNKLESSIQECKNLLGPYENRLAREEVAPSDPASLDKALRELADMGSELKAKKSILPDMESNLRSSKLSCDNMVNRVQEHCPDIDRQEAEVQKLSKRYDNLLRQIDTRSQSLQRAKTSYNNYRNDYDSLNSWLSRVPNYEAHETDTVQQVDGKLKNQRNLLSDIARKESDLNNVSKNAQTYQQAVRDYENEAERFRSILDLEDGLVSQTYKRSRLQSPALRVKGEEAAIEAKFTEVNAVHKQRLQNLEFAQSLLNQQAEVQVVQHNVQSVKSSPGDESWRVKNQLEDEILRRQQLEKEIKTIQSDIYVLEGQKPQDTIVKKELIKKVPDPQLDEEMSKAQQRLSDERRTTRILEGELDTLRIRLRGLETEIKEGAQQYTVKEVLRIERDRGQEEEVRRLREELEKIRREKLVKDNDVIQIQKQITVLAAEKNKEQEVIKEEEVIKVQNDPQLESEYRLLIDRKQKETDNRKQLEDELRFLQEKLRRLEKEKAMAEEKISIREVLKVEKDIALEREVESLRRQLEEEKSKRMSLQRERTDISRKITSLEEEKSKVIIQEKVREIVRPDPKAEAEVASLRLELVEVQRRSRDSELHLKSTHDELLVLRNRGPQVEIKEIIKEVIKYKIDPETERELEKLRNEIVDKTHMTEKFELEIVQLKDEIQRWKDTKPQVQTKEVVNEVLQYREDPKTKEEIEILKKRLAEEQRKRLDLERERSTTEERIRVKKIDLSQVREKIVQQEVVKMEEDPMLKSECMTLNHNISNELKQRDILKDDLVRLQRQSADLDLQLGELERERRSRRDAEIEIQRLRIQLSELELRDKENREKVTVRQKVVLQQDPQQEKEHSILRLQVEEERHKRLLLEKEYNALLQQQQSLERMEVREKVVCTEKVQVEKDPEAELEIERLRRNLEEETKCRRELDREFSAITTRLTEMEFTNTKSSKELDYIRDESNRLLQENQRLQNEIRKLQAEIQITTKETRQITASTPMDNSRNLEMRLEALQKELLDLKHVTTQKDLEIERLQKNLSAVRVKREQRESHLRRSIVIIDPDSGKEMRPEEAYKLGLIDWKMFVNLQSQECDWEEITVKGPNGESSVLHDRKSGKKFSIEDALRSGNITRRQLQQYQNKEITIQEFGVLVSGKSQ